ATGTACACCAACCCAGGAGGCGCGAATGAAATTAAGATAGACTGGCGATGACGAACGTGAGGAGCAAAGCGGGTTGGATTCGGTCTTACGTCTCGAGAGGGGGCAGAGAAAAGTCAAAGcatataattttttccttcgAGAAAAATGTAAAAGGAGTCCATATTTTGCAGGCCTAATCTATTTAAATAGAccaaatcttatttaaaaataaagtctgaaatgatcataaaatctcaaaaaaggcctGATTCAAGGACATTTtggtctttttacttatttgatttttttgtcttttattatactttttgttatctgttttctcaaaattaaaaaaaaaaggaagaaagttcATGTTCACGCCCCAGAGAGCATCCCGCCCCGAACTGCGCGAGCTCGTGGCCGGGGTTTTCGGGTCGATCGAGATCGGGATCCAGAGGTCGGGGTGTCGGAAGAAGCCGTGGCTGCAACGGCTGCTCGCCTATTGTGGCTTCTTTTTTAATCGGGAcaagtgaaaaaaatgaataaaaaacaaaatgtgaaatgacaaaaaaccCCATTGAGGCgagatttttgaaatattagatAGCCACTTTGGGCCATGATCGAAACATACTAGGTCATTAAACTTATTTGAAAGATGAATTCGGTCTTCCATCTTtaaaataggagaaaaaaaagtcaaagtccttttttggatttttcccttttccttttaaggGAAAGGGAAATTGCAGGCCAGTGAATGGGATCACTGATTCGGGTCAGATGCTCACTAGAAGTCTAGATGAGTAtttgatgttttttcttttttttaaagtatggAAATTTCCTAagacccaaaaaggaaaattaaaaaaatatggcaAAATGGAAATTTGTGATTATTATACGTGAGATTCGCGTTAAACTTTCGGATAGATAAATTTCGGTAGTATCGTTGAGCATCAAAAAACTATTGGTAATTCGATGACTTATTCAGTTAGCTTGTCATTAATTTACCATCACTTTaacaaaattgccaatttttccttttatatagcTTGGTTAATTAGCAATTTGCGTACTACgtcaccaacttttatttgcatgACTTCCTGCCGCCTTGAATTTATCAgctcttttatgaaattattaatATGAATTAGCGCCCTTGATCAACTTTTGTCAAATTAAGTTATCAACTAATTTTGGGTTATTGACTTTCGCTTAAGTTATCAAATTAGCACGCTTTGAACTCGTTTTAGAGATTACCAACTTAATTAGGTGTGTCGCCACTTTTTTCCGCTAAATTACCATCTAGTGTTAGGTTACTAGATCTTATTCAAATTACTTACcgacatttatttatttgttaaatttgCTTAACATTTCTTAGCGtttccaaacttttatttgcacTTCTCGGGAACTCCTTCAAACCTACCCACAGTTATCTTAATTAGAGAGATTCACCAACGTTTCCTGATTAAGTTACCAACTCCTCTTTGGAATACCAATTTTCATTCGAATtaattaccaattttatttttcttttccagctTTTCCTTGTTGTTACcgacttttatttttccaccTTAATTATGCCTTATATTTAACAACTCTTATATGAAactactaatttttttgatttacAAGATTATTGGCTTTTCTtataaagttattttttttatttcagagcttttttttttattaagttatCAACTAGTTTTTGGTTACCAAAATCAAAATAGTTCCAATATAATGgattcaaatattttctcagGCCATACCACGGAAAAGAGCCCGTTTCGACAGTTACCACGTAAAGCCCAAGGCCGCAGTATAACTCTCAGTCTCATGGGTCACCCATTTTCTGGCCCATGATCCAAACCCGATACCCGTAAATAACCAAGATCCGATTCCTAAAACCAGAACAGAACCGCACACGCACACCACCAGCTTCCCCCTAATCCCCTACCATTTGGTATTTACAGCAAAATCTCGACCCGAGCACCAAATAACAAATCAAATCTGCTGCCACCGTTTCCAAAACTACTTGGCGAGCTTGAAGCTTGTCGCTCGTGGAGCGCGACCGGGTTTGAACGTCTCCTCGACTTCCTCAGGCCGCGGCCGCCTCCTCATCATGGCCTGCAACAGAGTCGACATGGCCTTGGCCGCCGCCACCTTCCTCGCCAGGAGCTTCCACCGAGCCTcgtccttcctcctctcttgcTGCGATCTCAACTTGAGCTGCCTGTTTCGCCACGACAAAAGCCGCCATCACCCACCCAAAGACATTAGATAAATCATAAATTCGTTCCCCCGTGTAAGAAACTTTGTCGGTTTTTCGAGCCCTCGTGGGATTTTACCTGCAGAGCGGGACCTTGCAGGAGCCGGGGTGGTCGCAGACGGCGGAGTGCAGCCGCAGGAGCCGCCACATGCTCTTGCACCCGTGGCACCCGCCGCCCACCCTCTTCCCGCACGCGGCGAAGTGCCGGATCAGCGTCTGCAGCCCCCGGCACGTGGCGAACTTGCCGCACGGCTCCTTCTTCACCTTGGCCGGGCCCACGTCGTGCGGGCCCACGCTCGTGCAGCCTTCCTTGCAGATGTGCTCCAGACAGTCCATCGCCTCGCTCAGCTGCAGATACAGCTCCTGCTCTTCTCTCTGCCTCTTCCTTCTCTTCGTCCTCTGTCGTGTTTTTAATCACATTACCAGTTATTTAGTTATTCTTAGCACCATCCGTGATCTGAGTAATGGCGAAATAGCGTACCGAGTCCGATTCGTCGATGAACTGAAGGACGTCGAGCTCGAGCCAAGGGTCGTGGTGCTGCAGGAACCTCCAGCCTTCGGTTTGCTCGACGGCCTTGAAGTGGCGGCACACGAGCTTCATGCACCGCAGGTAGAGCTCCGGTGAGTTGCAGAGCCTCGAAAGCTGGAGGACGTCCACCGCGTTGTCGATGGTCAGCCGTCGATACAAGCTCTTGACGCATCTCTGCTTCAGCTGGGGAACCGAGTACACGTGGGCCAGCGCCAGCAGATGCACGTCGTacttctccatctcctcctccgtGCACCTATAGCCCACCGGAACCACAGCCGCCTCAGGACATAAattgtcggttttttttttttcaaaattcgaattctTGTATAATTTTTCTAAGGCTAGCAAAATAAATATAACGGCGTTCATGGGATCAAAACAACTAACCTGGAGGAGTAGACGAACTCGATGAAAGCGGAGACGGCGTCGCAGGGAACGCCGAGAATCAGAACGATCTTGTGGGAGCTCCGGCGCTTAGTGGGTCTGTATATGAGGTTCTCCAGTACCGGCGACACCGATGCCTTCATTTGCACAATATCAACGACCAAGTCAGACTCGAACCAATCATTAACAAAGAGAAAACGAcgctgaagaagaaggagaagaggggcCGACCAGAATTCCGGTATGGGCAGGGATGCGCCGGCCGCCAGAGGTGACGACGAAAAGGTCAGGTTCAGGCAATTCCCTGAGGAAGGATCTCTTGGCCCGTGCGAATGTGGAGCTGGTGACGCCGTGGGAGTGGCCGGAGAAGTCGGTGGACAGCGCGGCGGGGCTGTCGTGATTGCTTTCCATAGGAAGAATCTGTGAGATTGTGGGTGACACCGTCCTTGGTGCTTGCGTGTATTTATGGTCAAGAGGAAACCGAgagaatataaaatattttgcagGGACGCGTAAAACGACGTGGCTCCTACGTGGCGTTTCGGTCTCGCCTGGTTCGATTTATCAAATCAAGAGTTGTTTGGCCCAAAAGGGGGAAATCAAATTCCGAATTCCAGATATGCCCCTGCCACGCTGGAATCGAGACGCTGGCCTTTTGGAGCCTGAAGTGGATAGGATAAAACCTTAAAGCGCCCCGCTCAGCAAAGCGCTGGAGGCAGACCCTCCTCAGCTAAAGCTCCGCTGCCTTGGCCCTTGGCGGAGGCGAAGGAATACTTTCTCGAGGGGGCGTCGCCGTGGGGCCCACCAGACTACGGTCCGACGTGTGATCTCGTTCTACTTCTTATCCCCTCCGCCACTCATCCTCATCCACTTGACACGTGGCATCGTTGAGGCCTTCTCGTCGCCGAAGGAGAAAAACCTTCATTACGAAGAGGTTTTTTGGCCGTTTCGGGACGTCCAACGAGAAACAGTTAATATGTCGGAACCGACTTTGTCGTTGGAGGCTCCGCGCCGTTGCGCCGCGGTGCTGGATATATTCCTGGAACGAACATTATATAATTTGTATATCAtcttcgtaatttttttttttgggttccttTTGTCTGGTTGTTGTTTCTTGGAAATTTAGAGCTTGTATGATAACTATTCTCATTCTCTAATTCTGATTctgggaacaaaaaaatatgagaatcGCGTTTAGTAACGCAAATAAATttaattctgattttatttccgGAATCAATTTTAGAGACTCAGAAttagttttagagcaaaattaagaacaaaaaaaaagttaattctaaaaaaaagaatcacttttgagaatcacaaaacaaaatgaaatctcaCATCTCTCGTTTTTCCCTTTTAGTTCTCTCGACACTTTttcctcaacctaataaaaataaaattcaaaaaaattcaaaaaaattcaaaaaaaaatttgaattttttttaaaaaatgacaaaaaatttagaaaatccctcaaaatagaataagcttatattaggcttgtttgacctcattttcataaatttggaccgaaattttctagattttatagATTTCACTTTTCTGCAAAAAATATCACAAAAGATTATGGCATCCAATATGTGGATGATAATATATATACTcgtagccgtgcgtcacaaaatATAAACATTTGCACCTGGAGCTGAAACTAAAtacccacttggatttaggacgGAAGGCGTAagatgatagtgaaggacttgtactttgtatcaaggaggataattttttttttttggtcattggataatttgattattcggttGTTATGTTTGTGCgtattttggacaacgcaacatttaaagaaaaaaatgagttcttaatatgggaattGTTCCAtacttcaatcgaacttcaaatgtaatgtattaaaatttgtgtttcatttatgacatgctaaaaatataatgtattttaaattattttagtatgcattgaaaattagtcttcaatttacgatgaatttttgtaaagcaactacatagttatttgacttaaatgaaaaaaaattccaaagagaaacaactttttgaaacaaattttgtatagttatcaaacacatttttattCCAGGAAAAGGAATTTTGGGCGGTTATCAAAcgtgcatggtaaccattctattccgaaaaattgattctgattaaaattttGGGCGGTTATCAAACGTACATTATATAATTTGTAGATTATTTTCgcaatccattttttttgggggggggaggtTCCTTTTGTCCAGTTGTTGTTTCTTGGAAACTTAATGACAAATGCTCCATATTCAAGGAGGAATATTCAAGGAGGAAAACACAATGAAATAGGACAACGCTTTCTAAGAAAATCATTTCTCGGGAAAATGGCATTGTTTTCCCGTGTTTGGCAAAATTCCGAAACTGAGTAGAAAATGATCTCTGTCTGCCTTTTGAAATAGGCAAttgatttgggtttttttttgcaTTGCTTGATATCTATGCTTCGTCCGATAGCATTTCTAAGAAATCATTCTCGTAAATTATTTTCCACCAAACAAACCCATCCTGAGCTAATATCGATTTCCAATGGCGAGGACACTGGCGACCGACCTCGTATCAAACTTACGACCCAATCAAACCGACTTACCTAACCTCACTTGACTATTGGCACTCCACACATCTGATCCCATTGTGACTACTTCATTTCGGCTGTGCCGAGAATAAGTGGTCAAACCGCTTCTATTCAAGCTAGTCAACGCACGACCCACCACAAAGAGAGACGGAAGGCCTGAGTATAGATCGCGAGTGCGGGCCATAGTCCAAGCCCGATCATGTTCCAGAAGGCCATAACGGCccaattcaatttctttttccatgGTCATTCAAGAAGGCCCAATTCCAATGGCCCATCCACAAGCCCAACTTTTCTTCAATCCGCCCAATAGTTAGTCCTGGTAAAGCCCCACTACggcgtattttttttttttttaaatgaggcTCTCGGTAACGTGACATAAAGACAAGAGATGATGGTAACAGGCATGCCCTGATTTCCCGGGAGATTGTTGCTATTGTTGACCAAGGATGATTGGTTCTAGGGTGGGCCGGTTCATACCTTGGAATCGGACGCCACCACGAAAGGCCGGTTCCTCAAATTAGAACTTAGGAACTGTCCGAACTGGACCGAACCTAACTGGTCCCATCCTTCTATTGCTTGAACCATTTGCCCCCTATTTTTGGTCCTGAGTCAATACACCAAAAACAGACATCGATGGGCGTAGACATGGTTGGTTGGTGGGTTGGTTGGTTCGGGCAGGCCTACATTCAATGTGGCCGAACCGACAGAATTCCCTCTCTGACAAAAGTTTGTTCCTGTGAAGTTTCAAGTCTCGTGAGCAATTCGTGCACTCGCTCACTCGCCCGTGGTTCTGTCAAATGGGTGGTGCAATTGATTCAATGCTTGCATTCTCGGCAAcgtcctctttcttcttcatcatcaccaACCAAGATAGGCCTAATTCTCCCCCACTAGCTGCATGTGCGTGCATGGACCCGGGTCGAGATTCGACCTTGTCATTGATTACACCCCCGCCAGTTCGCCCATGATGGTAATCTTGTCAGCTGATTTTCCGCATTCTGGTGAGCTCCTGCGTTTGATGTTCCCGTTCACACTAGTCATTGTATTTTCTGGTTTGTATTGGGACGTGGTTCATTCTTCTCCTCGATAGTCAGTCGAGAGAGTCCGGAGGGCACCTCGGTGGAATTCACTGGGGCAGCGTCCCCGAAAGGTCAAAGGACTTTTCATAATTGAAACtgatattttattgatagtttgaacTTGAATCCATGAATAACTAATGTAATATAGACATAACATGTGCTGATAATAATGAAACCATCTGCTGAATGTAGCCCCCGATTTAATGATGAATCAGGACAAGCCCTATGTTTCGATTTTCTTTCTCGTCTTTGCTCTCCGTTCTGTTGCATTCGTACGCTAAATCCTAACGGTTTGGTCTGTGTGTTGGTGTCTTGGTGTCTGCGGCCGTAACCCGTGCGCACTCGTGCTCGTCTTGTGTGGTAGAGAAGCAAATgggcccgaaaaaaaaaaaaccccttgtCTTGCAAATGGGTCGGAGGACCAAGGGTGTAAAATCTCTCGCTCAAAAACGAATCAAGATGCAAAGACAAGGCCTAATCTTATCCTTTCGAGAttatcgttaaaaaaaaaaagggaaagaaacaaGACAACCGACTTGCTTGAGGATCGTGAGCGCTGAACATGCGCTGAAACTGAGCGAGTAGCTGGAAATGGTGAGGAGTCTCTTTCGTGATGTTTTGACTTTCTCCCGCCTTCGCACATGGATGGTCTCTGCCACTTACGGAAGATGTTAACGGAATTATTGGAGGAATGAGGTGAAGAGAAATCCGACACAAGCTTTGCCCGCGTGCTAGAGTACTACATTAGGTGCTCAATCATTTGAGATTATGCCCGGGAAAATCTGCCCTAATCATGGAGATGCAACGTTGGCAACATGCTTCccatatatatagagagagagagagaggcacttTAATGACTTTTTAAGCATCAACACTATAAACACTAGAGGTGAACAAAAAGAACCGATCGGATCGGGAATTGACCGGACGAAGAACTAAAATGAAATTCGCTCCCTCGAGAGTAATTCTCATGTGTTTGTCAAATTCAATTTGGAATCATTTACGATGAGAATGCACATAGTAAACTGTATCCGGACCGTCACATTTGATGCATATCATGTTATGAAAAACTCTATCAACATCAAAGGAAGTATTAAACGAGCACGTTACATATACTAAGCTACATCCGAACCATCATATTTGATGCGTCTCATGTTAGAGAGAACTCTATAAATAGTAAATTGCATTCAGACTATCACATTTCATGTGTCTCAAGTTAGGGAGAACTCTATAAGCAAGTATTAAATGAGCGTGTTGCATATAGTAAAACTGTATTAACCGGATGAACTAGGAACCGATCAACCCTAATAAACACCTTAGACTCATATGATCTAAGCTCAAAAAAGGAATTCCAACTCAAAGTTTTTTTTGGAAGGAAGTGTATTAACCTAATCTCCTTGACCCTTTCTTGAATAAAGGTTACACTAGAATTTCTTTTTGGATGTCGCGGTTCTTCACGGTGGCGGAAATTTGATGCCGGCAAACTTGTAAttacaattgatttttttttattgtagtaTGAAGTAGATATCATTCTCAATCACACAATAAGGTAAATCTATGCCTTTTGTGTAGTGTAATGTATTAGAAGAATACCCACTTTTGGCCTCGTTGCAAAGGGTGCTTTTTCGGTCTGTATATAATATGGTAAAtgatttttacccaaaaaaaaaagatcaattgTATTTATTAAGTAACCTAAGTCCGGATCGTCACATTGATGCATCTTATGATAAGGAGAACTATATCAACAAGTATTAAATGAGCGTGTTGCATATAGTAAAGCGTATCCGGACCGTCACGTTTGATGCATATCATGTTAGGAAAAACTCTATCAACATTAGAGGAAGTATTAAATGACCATGTGCATATACTAAACCGCATCCGAACCGTCATATTGGATGCGTCTCATGTTAGAGGGAATTTTATCGATACTAAATTACATTCAGACCGTCA
The genomic region above belongs to Rhodamnia argentea isolate NSW1041297 chromosome 6, ASM2092103v1, whole genome shotgun sequence and contains:
- the LOC115741503 gene encoding BTB/POZ and TAZ domain-containing protein 1-like, which encodes MESNHDSPAALSTDFSGHSHGVTSSTFARAKRSFLRELPEPDLFVVTSGGRRIPAHTGILASVSPVLENLIYRPTKRRSSHKIVLILGVPCDAVSAFIEFVYSSRCTEEEMEKYDVHLLALAHVYSVPQLKQRCVKSLYRRLTIDNAVDVLQLSRLCNSPELYLRCMKLVCRHFKAVEQTEGWRFLQHHDPWLELDVLQFIDESDSRTKRRKRQREEQELYLQLSEAMDCLEHICKEGCTSVGPHDVGPAKVKKEPCGKFATCRGLQTLIRHFAACGKRVGGGCHGCKSMWRLLRLHSAVCDHPGSCKVPLCRQLKLRSQQERRKDEARWKLLARKVAAAKAMSTLLQAMMRRRPRPEEVEETFKPGRAPRATSFKLAK